A portion of the Alistipes sp. ZOR0009 genome contains these proteins:
- a CDS encoding DMT family transporter, which translates to MNWIVLIVAGLFEVAFAFCLGKAKAATGNEMYLWYAGFLVALFLSMALLIKATQTLPIGTAYAVWTGIGAVGTVLVGIFVFKEPATFLRIVFLSTLIGSIIGLKAVSQ; encoded by the coding sequence ATGAACTGGATTGTTTTAATTGTCGCAGGCTTATTTGAGGTAGCCTTTGCATTTTGTCTAGGAAAAGCAAAAGCAGCTACCGGAAACGAAATGTATTTATGGTATGCAGGTTTTCTTGTTGCGCTATTCCTAAGTATGGCGCTCCTAATTAAGGCTACACAAACGCTACCGATAGGAACAGCCTACGCTGTTTGGACTGGAATTGGGGCGGTGGGGACCGTTTTAGTCGGAATATTTGTATTCAAAGAGCCCGCAACCTTTTTGCGAATTGTTTTTCTTTCCACGCTAATAGGCTCCATCATTGGCCTAAAGGCCGTTTCGCAGTAG
- a CDS encoding Crp/Fnr family transcriptional regulator, which yields MSIDQILDNTHLLPTPSKQMLKKSITEVSYPKGYILLRADKVEANIYFIKKGIARAYAQTADNEITFWFGKEGDTVISMKSYVANQKGYEDIELLEDCQLYELKTKDLQALFEKDIHIANWGRKFAEQELVKTEERLISRQFKTATERYKDLLKKHPDLIQRVQLGHIASYLGITQVSLSRIRAEIR from the coding sequence ATGAGCATTGACCAAATACTTGACAACACCCACTTACTACCAACCCCTTCTAAGCAGATGCTCAAAAAAAGCATTACGGAGGTGAGCTATCCCAAGGGATACATCCTGCTGCGAGCAGACAAGGTTGAAGCAAACATTTACTTCATAAAAAAAGGAATTGCCCGCGCATATGCCCAAACGGCCGATAATGAAATAACGTTCTGGTTTGGAAAGGAAGGCGACACGGTTATATCAATGAAAAGCTACGTGGCAAACCAGAAAGGGTACGAAGACATAGAACTTCTGGAGGATTGCCAGCTGTATGAGCTAAAGACAAAAGATTTACAAGCACTTTTTGAAAAGGATATACACATTGCCAACTGGGGCCGAAAGTTTGCAGAACAGGAGCTCGTAAAAACTGAAGAACGCCTTATTTCTCGGCAATTCAAAACGGCGACAGAACGCTACAAGGACCTTTTAAAAAAACATCCAGATCTCATTCAACGGGTTCAGCTAGGGCACATCGCCTCCTACTTGGGAATAACGCAGGTTAGCTTAAGCCGAATACGAGCAGAAATCAGGTAG